The proteins below come from a single Phoenix dactylifera cultivar Barhee BC4 unplaced genomic scaffold, palm_55x_up_171113_PBpolish2nd_filt_p 002142F, whole genome shotgun sequence genomic window:
- the LOC120109410 gene encoding glucuronoxylan 4-O-methyltransferase 3-like, which produces MRSKIHGTLNPKLFFLGFFLLFILYFVLRSNLSSSPYPPTTSSLQFNSSEETQASLPSTTTRPTQSCTKIPPSLANTIIHYATSNTTPQQTIKEISITAQVLERRSPCNFLVFGLGRDSLMWTALNHGGRTVFLEEDRQWIETVQQELPTLEAYHVRYDTKVSQAEELLELGQLPECTTVGDMRLSKCRLALKGLPEVFFEVEWDLIMVDAPTGYFPGAPGRMGAIYTAGMAARWRKEGETDVFVHDVNRLVEDRFSKKFLCEGYMRQEKGFLRHFTIPSHRSGMAMPFCPN; this is translated from the coding sequence ATGAGGTCCAAAATCCATGGCACCCTGAATCCAAagctcttcttccttggcttcttccttctcttcatcctctaCTTCGTCCTAAGATCcaacctctcttcctctccataTCCACCAACCACTTCTTCCCTACAATTTAATTCATCAGAAGAGACCCAAGCTAGCCTACCATCAACAACAACAAGACCAACACAATCCTGCACGAAGATCCCACCCTCCCTAGCAAACACCATCATCCACTATGCCACTTCGAACACCACCCCACAGCAAACCATCAAGGAGATCTCCATCACAGCCCAAGTACTAGAGAGGAGGTCGCCATGCAACTTCCTGGTCTTCGGCCTGGGCCGCGACAGCCTCATGTGGACCGCGCTCAACCATGGCGGCCGCACCGTCTTCCTCGAGGAAGACAGGCAATGGATCGAGACAGTCCAACAGGAGCTGCCAACTCTGGAAGCGTACCATGTCAGGTATGACACGAAGGTGAGCCAGGCTGAGGAGCTTCTGGAGCTTGGGCAGCTGCCGGAGTGCACGACGGTGGGCGACATGAGGCTGTCCAAGTGCCGGCTGGCGCTGAAGGGATTGCCGGAAGTGTTCTTCGAGGTGGAGTGGGATTTGATCATGGTGGACGCGCCCACGGGGTACTTCCCGGGAGCGCCGGGGAGGATGGGGGCGATATACACCGCGGGGATGGCGGCGAGGTGGAGGAAGGAGGGGGAGACGGATGTGTTCGTGCATGATGTGAATAGGCTTGTGGAGGACCGGTTCAGCAAGAAATTCTTGTGTGAAGGCTACATGAGGCAGGAGAAGGGGTTCTTAAGGCACTTCACCATTCCCAGCCACAGGAGTGGCATGGCCATGCCCTTCTGTCCTAATTAA